The following coding sequences are from one Pseudomonas oryzae window:
- the lptB gene encoding LPS export ABC transporter ATP-binding protein, producing the protein MSTLIAQHLAKSYKGRAVVRDVSLSIDSGQIVGLLGPNGAGKTTCFYMIVGLVHADQGRVLIDDQDVTHLPMHGRARAGIGYLPQEASIFRKLTVADNIMAILETRKDLDRAGRREALEGLLQEFHISHIRDNLGMSLSGGERRRVEIARALASDPKFILLDEPFAGVDPISVGDIKQIIHHLKSRGIGVLITDHNVRETLDICETAYIVNAGQLIAEGDAESILANQLVKDVYLGQEFRL; encoded by the coding sequence ATGAGTACGCTGATCGCCCAGCACCTGGCCAAGAGCTACAAGGGCCGCGCCGTGGTGCGCGACGTCAGTCTGTCGATCGACAGCGGCCAGATCGTCGGCCTGCTCGGCCCCAATGGCGCCGGCAAGACCACCTGCTTCTACATGATCGTCGGCCTGGTCCACGCCGATCAGGGCCGCGTGCTGATCGACGACCAGGACGTCACCCATCTGCCGATGCATGGCCGCGCACGCGCCGGCATCGGCTACCTGCCGCAGGAAGCCTCGATCTTCCGCAAGCTGACGGTGGCCGACAACATCATGGCGATCCTCGAGACGCGCAAGGACCTCGATCGCGCCGGGCGCCGCGAAGCCCTGGAAGGCCTGCTGCAGGAGTTCCACATCAGCCACATCCGCGACAATCTCGGCATGAGCCTGTCCGGCGGCGAACGGCGGCGCGTGGAGATCGCCCGCGCCCTGGCCAGCGACCCGAAGTTCATCCTGCTCGACGAGCCCTTCGCCGGCGTCGACCCGATCTCGGTGGGCGACATCAAGCAGATCATCCACCACCTGAAGAGTCGCGGCATCGGCGTGCTGATCACCGATCACAACGTGCGCGAAACCCTGGACATCTGCGAGACGGCCTACATCGTCAACGCCGGCCAGTTGATCGCCGAGGGCGACGCCGAGAGCATCCTCGCCAACCAGCTGGTGAAGGACGTCTACCTGGGTCAAGAGTTCCGCCTGTAA
- the lptA gene encoding lipopolysaccharide transport periplasmic protein LptA — translation MRFANPLPLLFGLGILLAGASAWALPSDREQPIRVQADSAELDDAKGVAVYRGGVVITQGTLKITGDTVTITQDKNGDIEVFTSVGKPAYYEQQPATDKPVVKAYGLTIQYFAVNERIVLIDQAKVVQEGNTFEGEKIVYDTQRQIVNAGRATGSSVTTPRPRIDMVIQPRKKAEPEQNAQ, via the coding sequence ATGAGGTTCGCTAACCCCCTTCCCCTCCTCTTCGGCCTGGGCATCCTGCTGGCCGGCGCCTCCGCCTGGGCCCTGCCCTCCGACCGCGAGCAACCGATCCGCGTGCAGGCCGACAGCGCCGAACTCGACGACGCCAAGGGCGTCGCCGTCTACCGCGGCGGCGTGGTGATCACCCAGGGCACCCTGAAGATCACCGGCGACACCGTGACCATCACCCAGGACAAGAATGGCGACATCGAGGTATTCACCTCGGTCGGCAAGCCGGCCTACTACGAACAGCAGCCGGCGACCGACAAGCCGGTGGTCAAGGCCTACGGCCTGACCATCCAGTACTTCGCGGTCAACGAGCGCATCGTGCTGATCGACCAGGCCAAGGTGGTGCAGGAAGGCAACACCTTCGAAGGCGAGAAGATCGTCTACGACACCCAGCGGCAGATCGTCAACGCCGGCCGCGCCACCGGCAGCAGCGTGACCACCCCGCGCCCGCGCATCGACATGGTGATCCAGCCGCGCAAGAAGGCCGAGCCGGAGCAGAACGCGCAATGA
- the lptC gene encoding LPS export ABC transporter periplasmic protein LptC produces MNRTLRTFFPFALAAALLAAIGYWNIRPESFMEPSAATGGDSAIDFFVENARSVQFQADGKLHYRMTATRLEHLRSSDTTLLSQPDLLLYRGSDYPWHVQSERGEVSPGGTQVELIDAVRVERTDAKGRPTILTTSRLSVFPEREYAETAQPVRIEAANGVTSATGMQAYLNESRMLLKSNVRGQHEVR; encoded by the coding sequence ATGAACCGCACACTGCGCACCTTCTTCCCGTTCGCCCTTGCCGCCGCCCTGCTGGCGGCCATCGGCTACTGGAACATCCGCCCGGAAAGCTTCATGGAGCCGTCGGCCGCCACCGGTGGCGACAGCGCCATCGACTTCTTCGTGGAAAACGCCCGCAGCGTGCAGTTCCAGGCCGACGGCAAGCTGCACTACCGGATGACCGCGACGCGCCTCGAGCACCTGCGCAGCAGCGATACCACCCTGCTGAGCCAGCCCGACCTGCTGCTCTACCGCGGCAGCGACTATCCGTGGCACGTGCAGAGCGAGCGCGGCGAGGTGTCCCCCGGCGGCACCCAGGTCGAGCTGATCGATGCGGTGCGCGTCGAGCGCACCGACGCCAAGGGCCGCCCGACCATACTCACCACCAGCCGCCTCAGCGTGTTTCCCGAACGGGAATACGCCGAGACGGCCCAGCCCGTTCGCATCGAAGCCGCCAACGGCGTGACCAGCGCCACCGGCATGCAGGCCTATCTCAACGAAAGCCGGATGCTCCTGAAATCCAACGTGCGAGGACAGCATGAGGTTCGCTAA
- a CDS encoding KdsC family phosphatase, with protein sequence MNGDLLQRAGAIRLAIFDVDGVLTDGKLYFLPEGGEFKTFNTLDGHGIKMLIASGVRTAIISGRSAAVVERRAKNLGIHHLIQGREDKLVVLDELLTELGLSYEQVAYLGDDLPDLPVIRRVGLGMAVASADAFVRQHAAGVTQARGGEGAAREFCELIMRAQGTLEAAQAAYL encoded by the coding sequence ATGAACGGTGACCTGCTGCAACGCGCCGGCGCGATCCGTCTGGCAATCTTCGACGTCGACGGCGTGCTGACCGACGGCAAACTGTACTTCCTGCCCGAGGGCGGCGAGTTCAAGACCTTCAACACCCTCGACGGCCACGGCATCAAGATGCTGATCGCCTCGGGCGTGCGCACCGCCATCATCAGCGGGCGCAGCGCCGCGGTGGTCGAGCGCCGGGCGAAGAACCTCGGCATCCACCATCTGATCCAGGGCCGCGAGGACAAACTGGTCGTGCTCGATGAACTGCTCACCGAACTGGGACTCTCATACGAGCAGGTCGCCTATCTGGGCGACGACCTGCCCGACCTGCCGGTGATCCGCCGGGTCGGCCTCGGCATGGCGGTCGCCAGCGCCGACGCCTTCGTGCGCCAGCACGCCGCCGGCGTGACCCAGGCGCGCGGCGGCGAAGGCGCCGCGCGCGAGTTCTGCGAGCTGATCATGCGCGCCCAGGGCACGCTGGAGGCGGCCCAGGCGGCCTACCTGTAA
- a CDS encoding KpsF/GutQ family sugar-phosphate isomerase produces MPQTPSFLQSAQRTIRLELDAVNDLLTRINGDFVRACELLLACQGRVVVVGMGKSGHIGRKIAATLASTGTTAFFVHPAEASHGDMGMITRDDVVLALSNSGSTAEIVTLLPLIKRLGITLISMTGNPDSPLAKAAAVNLDASVAQEACPLNLAPTSSTTVSLVLGDALAIALLEARGFTAEDFAFSHPGGALGRRLLLKVENIMHSGDGLPQVQRGTPLREALLEMTRKSLGMTVVRDADGRLAGIFTDGDLRRALDRGVDVRSATIDELMTAGGKTARPDMLAAEALKIMEDNRISALAVVDAEHRAIGALNMHDLLRAGVM; encoded by the coding sequence ATGCCCCAGACTCCGTCCTTCCTCCAGTCCGCCCAGCGCACCATCCGCCTCGAGCTGGATGCGGTGAACGACCTGCTGACGCGCATCAACGGCGACTTCGTTCGCGCCTGCGAGCTGCTGCTGGCCTGCCAGGGCCGCGTGGTGGTGGTCGGCATGGGCAAGTCCGGCCACATCGGCCGCAAGATCGCCGCCACCCTGGCGAGCACCGGCACCACGGCGTTCTTCGTCCATCCGGCCGAGGCCAGCCACGGCGACATGGGCATGATCACCCGCGACGACGTGGTGCTGGCGCTGTCCAATTCCGGTTCGACCGCCGAGATCGTCACCCTGCTGCCGCTGATCAAGCGCCTGGGCATCACCCTGATCAGCATGACCGGCAACCCCGATTCGCCGCTGGCCAAGGCGGCCGCCGTCAACCTGGACGCCAGCGTGGCCCAGGAAGCCTGCCCGCTCAACCTGGCGCCGACCTCCTCGACCACCGTCTCGCTGGTGCTCGGCGACGCCCTGGCCATCGCCCTGCTCGAGGCACGCGGCTTCACCGCCGAGGACTTCGCCTTCTCCCACCCGGGGGGCGCACTGGGCAGACGCCTGCTGCTCAAGGTGGAGAACATCATGCACAGCGGCGACGGCCTGCCGCAGGTCCAGCGCGGCACGCCGCTGCGCGAGGCGCTGCTGGAGATGACCCGCAAGAGCCTGGGCATGACCGTGGTGCGCGACGCCGACGGCCGCCTGGCCGGCATCTTCACCGACGGCGACCTGCGCCGCGCCCTCGACCGTGGCGTCGACGTGCGCAGTGCGACCATCGACGAGCTGATGACCGCCGGCGGCAAGACCGCCCGCCCGGACATGCTCGCCGCCGAAGCGCTGAAGATCATGGAAGACAACCGCATCAGCGCGCTCGCGGTGGTCGACGCCGAGCACCGTGCCATCGGCGCGCTGAACATGCACGACCTGCTGCGCGCCGGAGTAATGTGA
- a CDS encoding ATP-binding cassette domain-containing protein, with translation MTSDNAYAVELKGVTFKRGTRTIFDNVDLAIPRGKVTGIMGPSGCGKTTLLRLIGAQLRPSSGKVIVNGQNLPELSRSELFDMRKQMGVLFQSGALFTDLDVFENVAFPLRVHTSLPEEMIRDIVLMKLQAVGLRGAIELMPDELSGGMKRRVALARAIALDPQILMYDEPFVGQDPIAMGVLVRLIRLLNDALGLTSIVVSHDLAETASIADYLYVVGDTQVLGQGTPAELMESDNPRIRQFMQGIADGPVPFHFPAADYRRDLLGDA, from the coding sequence ATGACTAGCGACAACGCGTATGCCGTCGAGCTGAAAGGGGTCACTTTCAAGCGCGGCACGCGCACCATCTTCGATAACGTCGATCTGGCGATCCCGCGTGGCAAGGTGACCGGCATCATGGGTCCCTCCGGCTGCGGCAAGACTACCCTGCTGCGCCTGATCGGCGCCCAGTTGCGTCCCTCCAGTGGCAAGGTGATCGTCAACGGGCAGAACCTGCCCGAGCTGTCGCGCAGCGAGCTGTTCGACATGCGCAAGCAGATGGGCGTGCTGTTCCAGAGCGGCGCGCTGTTCACCGACCTCGACGTGTTCGAGAACGTCGCCTTCCCGCTGCGGGTGCACACCAGCCTGCCGGAGGAGATGATCCGCGACATCGTGCTGATGAAGCTGCAGGCGGTCGGCCTGCGTGGCGCCATCGAGCTGATGCCCGATGAGCTGTCCGGCGGCATGAAACGCCGCGTGGCGCTGGCGCGGGCGATCGCCCTCGATCCGCAGATCCTCATGTACGACGAACCCTTCGTCGGCCAGGACCCGATCGCCATGGGCGTGCTGGTGCGCCTGATCCGCCTGCTCAACGATGCCCTCGGCCTGACCAGCATCGTGGTTTCCCACGATCTGGCGGAGACCGCCAGCATCGCCGATTACCTGTACGTGGTCGGCGACACCCAGGTGCTCGGTCAGGGCACGCCGGCCGAGCTGATGGAGTCCGACAATCCACGGATCCGCCAGTTCATGCAGGGGATCGCCGACGGTCCGGTGCCGTTCCACTTCCCCGCGGCCGACTATCGCCGCGACCTGCTGGGAGACGCCTGA
- the mlaE gene encoding lipid asymmetry maintenance ABC transporter permease subunit MlaE: protein MRRTSPLERVRLLGRAGLDVVEALGRSTLFLVHALFGRNGAGSFLQLLIKQLYAVGVLSLAIIVVSGVFIGMVLALQGYNILVDFASEEAVGQMVALTLLRELGPVVTALLFAGRAGSALTAEIGNMKSTEQLSSLEMIGVDPLKYIIAPRLWAGFISMPLLSAIFTVVGIWGGAMVAVDWLGVYEGSYWGNMQRSVEFHGDVLNGIIKSVVFAVVVTWIAVFQGYDCEPTSEGISRATTRTVVYASLAVLGLDFILTALMFGDF, encoded by the coding sequence ATGCGCAGGACTTCCCCCCTCGAGCGCGTGCGCCTGCTCGGCCGCGCCGGGCTCGACGTGGTCGAGGCGCTCGGACGCTCGACGCTGTTTCTCGTGCATGCCCTGTTCGGTCGCAATGGGGCCGGCAGTTTTCTGCAGCTGCTGATCAAGCAGCTGTACGCGGTCGGCGTGCTGTCGCTGGCGATCATCGTCGTCTCCGGCGTCTTCATCGGCATGGTGCTGGCCCTGCAGGGCTACAACATCCTGGTCGACTTCGCCTCCGAGGAGGCGGTCGGCCAGATGGTCGCGCTGACCCTGCTGCGCGAGCTGGGGCCGGTGGTCACCGCGCTGCTGTTCGCCGGGCGCGCCGGTTCGGCGCTGACCGCGGAGATCGGCAACATGAAGTCCACCGAGCAGTTGTCCAGTCTGGAGATGATCGGCGTCGACCCGCTCAAGTACATCATCGCCCCGCGGCTGTGGGCCGGCTTCATCTCCATGCCGCTGCTCTCGGCGATCTTCACCGTGGTCGGCATCTGGGGCGGCGCGATGGTCGCCGTGGACTGGCTGGGCGTCTACGAGGGCTCCTACTGGGGCAACATGCAGCGCAGCGTCGAGTTCCATGGCGACGTGCTCAACGGCATCATCAAGAGCGTGGTGTTCGCCGTGGTGGTGACCTGGATCGCGGTGTTCCAGGGCTACGACTGCGAGCCCACCTCCGAGGGCATCAGCCGCGCCACCACCCGCACCGTCGTCTACGCCTCGCTGGCCGTGCTCGGCCTCGACTTCATTCTCACCGCTCTGATGTTTGGAGACTTCTGA
- the mlaD gene encoding outer membrane lipid asymmetry maintenance protein MlaD translates to MQSRSLEIGVGLFLLAGLLALLLLALRVSGLTIGSAQDTYRIYAYFDNTAGVSPRAKVTMAGVTIGKVVAVDLDRDSYMGRVTMELDRRVDNLPVDSTASILTAGLLGEKYIGISVGGEEQMLADGGVIRDTQSALVLEDLIGKFLLNSVNKEPAKQ, encoded by the coding sequence ATGCAATCGCGCTCTCTGGAAATCGGCGTCGGCCTGTTCCTCCTGGCCGGCCTGCTGGCCCTGCTGCTGCTGGCGCTGCGCGTCAGCGGCCTGACCATCGGCTCGGCCCAGGACACCTACCGCATCTACGCCTACTTCGACAACACCGCCGGGGTTAGCCCGCGCGCCAAGGTAACCATGGCCGGGGTGACCATCGGCAAGGTGGTCGCGGTCGACCTGGATCGCGACAGCTACATGGGGCGGGTGACCATGGAACTCGACAGGCGTGTCGATAATCTACCGGTGGACTCCACCGCGTCGATCCTCACCGCCGGCCTGCTCGGCGAGAAGTACATTGGCATCAGTGTCGGTGGCGAGGAGCAGATGCTGGCAGACGGTGGGGTGATCCGCGATACCCAGTCGGCGCTGGTGCTGGAAGACCTGATCGGCAAGTTCCTGCTCAACTCCGTCAACAAAGAACCCGCCAAGCAATAA
- a CDS encoding MlaC/ttg2D family ABC transporter substrate-binding protein, translating into MLKTLRRSLLVLLTCLPFVGHAAATPQQVVQATTDQVLGELNSKREQFKQDPEAYYQALNGILDPVVDFDGFARGVMTVRYSRQASPAQMQAFQESFKRSLVKFYGNALLEYDNQEIRMLPAVPSSEPGRASVNMEVVGRSGAIYPVSYTMEQKGGVWKVRNVIINGINIGKLFRDQFAESMRSNGNDLDKVIATWGDAVARAQESTDVKAGQQ; encoded by the coding sequence ATGCTCAAGACATTGCGTCGCAGCCTGCTGGTGCTGCTGACCTGCCTGCCGTTCGTCGGTCATGCCGCGGCCACGCCGCAACAGGTGGTCCAGGCCACCACCGACCAGGTGCTGGGGGAGTTGAACAGCAAGCGCGAGCAGTTCAAGCAGGACCCCGAGGCCTACTATCAGGCCCTCAATGGCATCCTCGATCCGGTGGTCGACTTCGACGGCTTTGCCCGTGGTGTGATGACCGTGCGCTACAGCCGCCAGGCCTCGCCGGCGCAGATGCAGGCGTTCCAGGAAAGCTTCAAGCGTAGCCTGGTGAAGTTCTACGGCAATGCCCTGCTCGAGTACGACAACCAGGAGATCCGTATGCTGCCGGCGGTGCCGTCCAGCGAGCCTGGACGCGCCTCGGTGAACATGGAGGTGGTCGGCCGCAGCGGCGCCATCTATCCGGTGAGCTACACCATGGAGCAGAAGGGTGGCGTCTGGAAGGTGCGCAACGTGATCATCAACGGCATCAACATCGGCAAGCTGTTCCGCGACCAGTTCGCCGAGTCGATGCGTAGCAACGGCAACGACCTCGACAAGGTGATCGCCACCTGGGGTGACGCCGTGGCGCGCGCTCAGGAGTCCACCGACGTCAAGGCTGGCCAGCAGTGA
- a CDS encoding STAS domain-containing protein, whose amino-acid sequence MTRGTLREVQSGGLALHGVIDMHVGAELRDAGRRLLAASAGRDVWVDCAAITQSSSVGLSLLLCWLRDARATGKQLQIRNLPDDMRQVAEVYGLLELLPLAD is encoded by the coding sequence GTGACGCGTGGCACGCTGCGCGAGGTGCAGTCCGGCGGATTGGCCCTGCACGGGGTGATCGACATGCACGTCGGCGCCGAGTTGCGCGACGCCGGCAGGCGCCTGCTCGCCGCCAGCGCCGGGCGCGATGTCTGGGTCGACTGCGCCGCCATCACCCAGAGCAGCAGCGTCGGTCTGTCGTTGCTGCTGTGCTGGCTGCGCGACGCCCGGGCCACCGGCAAGCAGCTGCAGATCCGCAACCTGCCGGACGACATGCGCCAGGTCGCCGAGGTCTACGGCCTGCTCGAGTTGCTGCCGCTGGCTGACTGA
- a CDS encoding BolA family protein, with protein MQAEDVKRHLEANLPGTRVEVEGQGCDFQLNLISDELAALSPVKRQQQIYAHLNDWIANGSIHAVTMKFFTQAAWAERA; from the coding sequence ATGCAGGCTGAAGACGTCAAACGCCATCTCGAAGCGAATCTGCCCGGCACCCGCGTGGAAGTCGAAGGCCAGGGCTGCGATTTCCAGCTGAACCTGATCAGCGACGAGCTGGCCGCCCTCAGCCCGGTCAAGCGCCAGCAGCAGATCTACGCCCATCTCAACGACTGGATCGCCAACGGCAGCATCCACGCCGTGACCATGAAATTCTTCACCCAGGCTGCCTGGGCCGAGCGCGCCTGA